A segment of the Salvelinus sp. IW2-2015 linkage group LG6.2, ASM291031v2, whole genome shotgun sequence genome:
TtatacagacatattatttcacttataatttactgtatcacaattccagtgggtcagaagtttacatacactaagttaactgtgccttcaAACTGCTTGGAAATCCAGAAATTATgttcatgctttagaagcttctgatatgctaattgacataattcgagtcaattggaggtgtacagttggatgtattttaaggcctaccttcaaaaatCAGtgctctgcttgacatcatggaacaaTCAAAAAAATCAGTCAAGACTCAGAAAAAACAtggtgacctccacaagtctggtcatccttgggagcaatttccaaatgccggaaggtaccacgtttcatctgtacaaacaatagtacgtaagtataaacaccatgggacccatgcagcgtcataccgctcaggaaggagaggcgttctgtctcctagagatgaacgtactttggtgcgaaaagtgcaaatcaatcccggaaaaacagcaaaggacattgtgagatgctggaggaaacaggtacaaaagtatctatatccacataaaactagtcctatatcgacataacctgaaaggccgcctcagcaaggaagaaagccactgctccaaaaaccgctataaaaaagccagactacggtttgcaactgcacatggggaacaaagatcgtctttttggaaaatgtcctctggtctgatgaaacaaaaatataaatgtttggccataatgaccatcattatgtctgtggaaaagggggagacttgcaagccgaagaacaccaccaaCCGTGAAGTAACAcgacggggtggcagcatcatgttgtgggggttcttgtgctgacggagggactggtgcacttcacaaaatagatggcatcatgaggatggaaaattatttggatatattgaagcaacatctcaagacatcagtcaggaagttaaagcttggtcgcaaatggtcttccaaatggacaatgaccaaagcatacttccaaagtttgttgcaaaatggctaaaggacaacaaaagtcaaggtattggagttggccatcacaaagccctgacctcaatccctagaaaattggtgggcagaactgaaaaagcatgtgcgagcaaggaggctacaaacctgactcagttacaccagattttgttaggaggaatggccaaaattcctcccaaactaattgtgggaagcttgtggaaggctacccgaaacgtttgacccaggttaaacaatttaaaggaaatgctaccaaatactaactgagtagTTGCAACTtcgacccattgggaatgtgatgaaagaaataaaagctgaaataaatcatgctctctactattattctgacatttcacattctgaaaaaaagtggtgatcctaacaacctaagacagggaattttttactagattaaatgtcaggaatttgttaaaaaactgcgtttaaatgtatttggctaaggtgtatgtaaaacttccgacttcaactgtatgtatgtacatatatatgtatgtatattacactgctcaaaaaaataaagggaacactataattaacacatcctagatctgaatgaatgagaTATTcttataaaatacttttttctttacatagttgaatgtgctgacaacaaaaatcaacacaaaaatgatcaatggaaatcaaattttatcaacccatggaggtctggaattttggagtcacactcaaaataaagtgaaaaccacactacaggctgatccaactttgatgtaatgtccttaaaacaagtcaaaatgaggctcagtagtgtgtgtggcctccacgtgcctgtatgacctccctacaacgcctgggcatgctgaggtggtggatggtctcctgaggggatctcctccagacctggactaaagcatcatcaactcctggacagtctgtggtgcaacgtggcgttggtggatggagcgagacatgatgtcccagattgtgctcaattggattcagtctggggaacgggcgggccagtccatagcatcaatgccttgctcttgcaggaactgctgacacactccagccacatgaggtctagcattgtcttgcattaggaggaacccagggcaaccgcaccagcatatggtctcacaaggggtctgaggatctcatctcggtacctaatggcaagtcaggctacctctggcgagcacatggagggctgtgcggccccccaaagaaatgccaccccacaccatgactgacccaccgcccaaaccggtcatgctgaggatgttgcagccgcagaacgttctccacggcgtctccagactctgtcacatgtgctcatgtgctcagtgtgaacctgctttcatctgtgaagagcacagggcgccagtggcgaatttgccaatcttggtgttctctggcaaatgccaaacatcctgcacggtgttgggctgtaagcaacaacccccacctgtggacgtcggcctcataccaccctcatggagtctgtttctgaccgtttgagcagacatgcacatttgtggcctgctggaggtcattttgcagggctctggcagtgctccactgctcctccttgcacaaaggcggaggtagcggtcctgctgccgggttgttgccctcctacggcctcctacacgtctcctgatgtactgcttgttcctggtagcgcctccatgctctggacactacgctgacagacacagcaaaccttcttgccacagctcgcattgagttgccatcctggatgagctgcctacctgagccacttgtgtgggttgtagactccgtctcatgctaccactagagtgaaagcaccgccagcattcaaaagtgaccaaacatcagccaggaagcatagaactagAAGTGGAGAACCACTCCTTTTTtgtgggtgtcttgctaattgccttataatttccacctttgtctattccatttgcacaacagcatgtgaaatttattgtcaatcagtgtttgcttcctgagtggacagtttgatttcacagaagtgtgattgacttggagttacattgtgttatttaagtgttcctttttttttttgagcagtgtatgtatatagatttttcttgtTGAAATGATGCAGGGAATGTTATTTATGGACTTACTTTTATCTGCTAATTTCATAGCTTGTCTAtcccctaaaaaatatatatacaaaaaggcATTACATTCTTTTGCAGTGAACTTTGTATGCTATCATCATGATGCTGTGTGCACCAAACAAGAAAAYGTGTGCTCACTGACATGTGAAATGTACAAAATTAACACATTTCGRGACACTTACTTTGTGGATGTATTTTTCTAAATCCACATCTGTTTCAGAGTCTGACTCAACATCTTGCCAGTGGGTTGTTCCAACCCCATCTTGGTCKGAAGACCATTTTCCCCCTGTGTCTGGTCGCCTTCATCTGAGCAGCACCAATGAGTCTCTCTCCAGCCACCGCCAGGCTCTCAGCTCGCCAGATGAGAGCACCAACCCCTTAGCCTTCACTCCTAGGCAACATGGTGGTCTGGGCCTGCCTGCCATGGCCTATCCCCACTCCATGTCCCATGAGGGCCTGGGGGTCACTGGACAGCCTTACACCAACTCCCTGCTCAATCTCCTCCACAGTGACCGGTCAGAGGTGGCTGCAGGCGTGGCCTCGGGCTCCAAACCAGAGCTCCTCCCTAGCTGGACGGGTCAACCTGGCTTCAGAGACCCCATGAACCCTGACTCAGGTATGGCTGCCTCTACCCAGATCCCTTATCACTATGCATGTGTAGGGAGAGGGAGACTTCTTTCTTTCACATAGATTAGATAGTGAACTGACAAATAAATMTATAATTCCAAATCCATTGGATTTTGTAAAGATTAGGGAGGTTTTACAGTATCTGTGCCACagtgtattttttaaacttaatTTAATTTGGTGGTTTGCTTGGTTTTCCAAAGGTCTCTTTTGAGTTATTCAACACCTATTCTACCCTCTTTTGGGAATAGGTCTGCAGAAAAAGGAACTCTATTGGTATTAAATGAAGCATGACCGCGCAGGGAAGAGAGGAGTCTGCAACATGTGCATGCTGTGTTCACTCCTCTGGTTATCAGACAGGCCTCCTCCACAGCCACTAGAAGAAGGAAGTGCCGGTAActctcccctctgttcctctTCAAAGGATGACTTCAGTTCCTTGCAATGCAACAGCTGGAACTGCCTCTCAGAAACAAATCACTTACTGACTAACCAGTTTGCAAACCGGATCATAATTCACATCAAAGACCAAGGTGACAACCACTGCCAGTATGCTGCCTACAACTCAATAACTTTAAGCATTTatacagaaggacagagagagagggagggagagggagaagggggggtgtTTTGCATGTGTAAGAAAAACAGTGTTATGTCAAAAGTAGCCTGTATCGACTGTGGAGAAACTTTACAATGTTTTTTAAGAGTATTTTATTGAAATGTTGGTGTTTAGGAATATCTGTTTCCTCTGATGTGTGGACTTCTAAAGGAGGGggttttgatgtgattttcaattGTGATATGGAAACAGaaactgttttaatttttttgcacATAACAAATGAATGAAATGCAGTTGATATCCTAATAAATGATTGCCAAAGTAACCATGAAAATGAAAGATGTTTATGAAGAGGTCTTTGTTATTCAGAGATTTCTGCTGAGAATACCAAGTAGACAATCTGCATTGCATTGTAGGAATTGACACAAACCTCYTTTACTGTAATAATTGAGTTGTGATTTGtgattaaacataaaaaaattatcTGTTCCATCTTAAAAGTAGACTCAGGGAAATGACATTGCCACGAGCAGCAtcacagatattgagatgagcaagatgcaagactttgctcccacacagtcacacacagtatctgtgcaTGGGTTCACTTCACGCTGTTAGAGTGTGGTAGCCACAGGACCAAAACGGGAGAAGTTGAGCcttgctgtttactttctgcatctacgtcatatcgcaTATGAGTCTACCTTCAATGAAGTGGAAATACATGATGAACTGGATCAGATGAGATATCTCTCGCCACATAGTGTACATTACTTTCACAGGAACAGACCTCAAGCCATTTAGAATAAGTGTGACAATACTGCCATCCCGTGGCTGAAAATAAGAAGAGGGAAAAGGtgccaaatgtatttta
Coding sequences within it:
- the LOC111965654 gene encoding transcription cofactor vestigial-like protein 2 isoform X2 produces the protein MAGRSGSPQVVVKTEEQSNRVIFTYFQGDIGSMVDQHFNRALSKASKTKAPXGKGKKSRKTVKSESDSTSCQWVVPTPSWSEDHFPPVSGRLHLSSTNESLSSHRQALSSPDESTNPLAFTPRQHGGLGLPAMAYPHSMSHEGLGVTGQPYTNSLLNLLHSDRSEVAAGVASGSKPELLPSWTGQPGFRDPMNPDSGLF
- the LOC111965654 gene encoding transcription cofactor vestigial-like protein 2 isoform X1; protein product: MAGRSGSPQVVVKTEEQSNRVIFTYFQGDIGSMVDQHFNRALSKASKTKAPXGKGKKSRKTVKSESDSTSCQWVVPTPSWSEDHFPPVSGRLHLSSTNESLSSHRQALSSPDESTNPLAFTPRQHGGLGLPAMAYPHSMSHEGLGVTGQPYTNSLLNLLHSDRSEVAAGVASGSKPELLPSWTGQPGFRDPMNPDSGLQKKELYWY